One window from the genome of Spirochaetaceae bacterium encodes:
- a CDS encoding SDR family NAD(P)-dependent oxidoreductase: protein MADRLNGKVAIITGGNSGIGEGIGRTFAAEGAKVILMARREQQGRAVAARIQEEGGSATFIACDVSAVASVEAAVAAAAETYGAVDILVNNAGGGGGGTFPDESTDQFKRIVHLNLMGTFYMSRAVWPHLIRAGGGAVINMSSLAAQRGFSPRMLDEFGVASASYYAAKAGVDALTRFMAGVGGKHNIRVNGIRPGQIMTPGATRGTINDADGGHHVFEAMFDFAQIVKGPGYPEDVANLTLFLASEESRFITGETINVDGGVAAKL, encoded by the coding sequence ATGGCAGACAGACTGAACGGCAAGGTCGCGATCATTACCGGCGGTAACAGCGGCATCGGCGAGGGCATTGGGCGGACGTTTGCCGCCGAGGGCGCGAAGGTCATCCTGATGGCCCGTCGCGAACAGCAGGGCCGCGCGGTCGCGGCGCGCATTCAGGAGGAGGGTGGCAGCGCCACGTTCATCGCCTGCGACGTGTCCGCGGTGGCCTCCGTCGAGGCGGCCGTAGCCGCGGCGGCAGAGACCTACGGCGCCGTCGACATACTCGTCAACAACGCCGGCGGTGGCGGCGGCGGCACGTTCCCCGACGAGTCGACCGACCAGTTCAAACGCATTGTGCACCTGAACCTGATGGGCACCTTCTACATGAGCCGCGCGGTGTGGCCGCACCTCATCAGGGCCGGCGGCGGCGCGGTCATCAACATGTCGTCGCTCGCCGCCCAGCGCGGGTTCAGCCCACGGATGCTCGATGAATTCGGAGTTGCGTCAGCCTCGTACTACGCGGCCAAAGCGGGCGTCGATGCGCTCACCCGCTTCATGGCCGGCGTCGGCGGCAAGCACAACATCCGCGTCAACGGCATACGTCCCGGCCAGATCATGACTCCCGGCGCAACCCGCGGCACCATCAACGATGCCGACGGCGGCCACCACGTGTTCGAGGCCATGTTCGACTTCGCCCAGATCGTGAAGGGGCCCGGCTATCCCGAAGACGTGGCCAATCTCACTCTGTTCCTGGCCTCCGAGGAGTCGCGCTTCATCACCGGCGAGACCATCAACGTCGACGGGGGAGTGGCCGCCAAGCTCTGA
- a CDS encoding AAA family ATPase — MPSPESTPYQLPPFPAIPYGRAYFKGIRLEGCLYVDKTRFLHTLEQERFVFFIRPRRFGKTCWLSLLESYYDRNQADEFERVFGGLDIYRQPTPNRARYVVVRFNFSTFGSDPAKLEREFDEYCRRHVRDAVEDNPDLFPDAVVRRIQAQSTVNGQFDELFLHARREGIPLYVLIDEYDNFANNILAGEGAEAYYEFNHGGGFYRSFFAALKAGTENGSVERLFVTGVSPVTMDDVTSGFNIGANLSLRPEFNELLGFTEDEVLRIVETYRDLGVFDQDVETALATMREWYNGYRFAKTAQGIVYNTDMVLHYVKHSVPNKRGPDNLIDSNVRIDYGKLRHLLLTGRRLNGNFDLLRHVIAEGRAHSEIVESFPLARLTDRENFVSLLHYFGLLSIRDVVAGVPCLSIPNQTVRRLTYGYLRDAYRDVGVFSLDLVEFDRLTRGMALEGDWRPAVERLCVAVAKHTGIRDYIQGEKVLQGFLAAYLSASEYFVFYTEQELAKGYADIVLVPLEARYPGMRHGFVIELKYLGRGPETEARVAATAAEAVSQLRRYLADERLARQHPDVEFKGVALVFRGWERVFGEEVAAADCGGAQVD, encoded by the coding sequence ATGCCCTCGCCGGAGAGCACGCCCTATCAGCTCCCGCCGTTCCCTGCGATTCCCTACGGGCGCGCCTACTTCAAGGGCATCCGGCTGGAGGGTTGCCTGTATGTCGACAAGACGCGCTTCCTGCATACGCTCGAGCAGGAGCGGTTCGTGTTCTTCATCCGCCCGCGGCGGTTCGGCAAGACCTGCTGGCTGTCGCTGCTGGAGAGCTACTACGACCGCAACCAGGCGGACGAATTCGAACGGGTGTTCGGCGGCCTGGACATCTACCGCCAGCCGACCCCGAACCGCGCCCGCTACGTGGTGGTGCGGTTCAACTTCTCCACCTTCGGCAGCGACCCGGCGAAGCTGGAACGCGAGTTCGACGAGTACTGCCGGCGGCACGTTCGCGATGCCGTGGAGGACAATCCCGACCTGTTTCCCGATGCGGTGGTCCGCCGCATCCAGGCACAGTCCACCGTCAACGGCCAGTTCGACGAGTTGTTCCTGCACGCCCGGCGGGAGGGGATTCCGCTGTACGTGCTGATCGACGAGTACGACAATTTCGCCAACAACATCCTCGCCGGCGAGGGAGCGGAGGCGTACTACGAGTTCAACCACGGCGGCGGCTTCTACCGCAGCTTCTTCGCGGCGCTCAAGGCGGGCACCGAGAACGGCAGCGTGGAGCGGCTGTTCGTCACCGGCGTCTCGCCGGTGACCATGGACGACGTGACCAGCGGATTCAACATCGGCGCCAACCTGAGCCTGCGGCCCGAGTTCAACGAGCTGCTCGGCTTCACCGAGGACGAGGTGCTGCGCATCGTGGAGACGTACCGGGACCTGGGCGTGTTCGACCAGGACGTCGAGACGGCGCTGGCCACCATGCGCGAGTGGTACAATGGCTACCGGTTCGCGAAGACCGCGCAGGGAATCGTCTACAACACGGACATGGTGCTCCACTACGTGAAGCACTCGGTTCCCAACAAACGCGGTCCCGACAACCTGATCGATAGCAACGTGCGCATCGACTACGGCAAGCTGCGCCACCTGCTGCTGACCGGACGGCGGTTGAACGGCAACTTCGATCTGCTGCGCCACGTGATCGCCGAAGGACGGGCGCACAGTGAGATCGTGGAGAGCTTCCCGCTGGCGCGGCTGACGGATCGGGAGAATTTCGTCTCTCTGCTGCACTACTTCGGCCTGCTGAGCATCCGCGACGTGGTCGCCGGCGTGCCGTGTCTGAGCATCCCCAACCAGACCGTGCGGCGGCTCACGTACGGCTACCTGCGCGACGCCTACCGCGACGTGGGAGTGTTCTCGCTGGACCTTGTCGAGTTCGACCGGCTCACGCGGGGGATGGCGCTGGAAGGGGACTGGCGGCCGGCCGTCGAGCGGCTGTGCGTGGCGGTGGCGAAGCACACCGGCATCCGCGACTACATCCAGGGAGAAAAGGTTCTGCAAGGATTCCTCGCGGCCTACCTGAGCGCATCGGAGTACTTCGTGTTCTACACGGAGCAAGAGCTGGCGAAGGGCTACGCGGACATCGTGCTGGTGCCGCTGGAGGCGCGCTATCCCGGCATGCGGCACGGCTTCGTGATCGAGTTGAAGTACCTCGGCCGCGGTCCCGAGACCGAGGCCCGGGTGGCGGCGACGGCTGCCGAGGCGGTGTCGCAGTTGCGCCGATACTTGGCGGACGAACGGCTGGCGCGGCAGCACCCGGACGTGGAATTCAAGGGCGTGGCGCTGGTGTTCCGCGGCTGGGAGCGGGTGTTCGGCGAAGAGGTGGCGGCCGCCGACTGTGGCGGCGCACAGGTAGACTGA
- a CDS encoding bifunctional D-altronate/D-mannonate dehydratase (starvation-sensing protein; maybe involved in homoserine lactone degradation): MRITDVVTYAVQPAGVPLVVAKVVTDQPGLHGWGCGTFTQRFRAVEAAIERHLKPFAIGRDAEAITDFWHSAMHDGYWRNGPVLNNAVSAVEMALWDIKGKAAGLPCYQLWGGRSRGTAAVYVHANGNEPAEVLDQALGYWEQGFRHIRCQLGGYVGVGAGSASSAAGAFSDAGGTGSIFFDPGEKLRRVPELFETVRGGLPAEAELLYDIHERLAPVDAARLAKALEPYRLFFLEDALAPEDLGYYRMLRAQCAVPLAMSELFVHPLEVEPLVTGRLIDYVRVHVSTYGGITAALRLANLCAAFGVRTAWHGPRDVSPVGMAANVHLDLHVPNFGIQEWSFRAPAEEDLFPGIPAVRAGAVDVNERPGWGIEMDERLAARFPCDATASLRPVPRLADGTSRPF; this comes from the coding sequence ATGAGGATTACCGACGTGGTTACCTACGCCGTGCAGCCGGCCGGGGTTCCGCTGGTGGTGGCCAAGGTGGTGACCGATCAGCCGGGGCTGCACGGGTGGGGCTGCGGCACCTTCACGCAGCGCTTCCGGGCCGTGGAGGCGGCGATCGAGCGGCACCTGAAGCCGTTCGCGATCGGGCGCGACGCCGAAGCGATTACCGATTTCTGGCACAGCGCCATGCACGACGGCTACTGGCGCAACGGGCCGGTGCTGAACAACGCCGTGAGCGCCGTGGAGATGGCGCTCTGGGACATCAAGGGCAAGGCTGCCGGGCTGCCCTGCTACCAGCTCTGGGGCGGGCGCAGCCGCGGCACGGCGGCGGTCTACGTGCACGCCAACGGCAACGAGCCGGCCGAGGTGCTGGACCAGGCGCTCGGCTACTGGGAGCAGGGCTTCCGCCACATCCGCTGCCAGCTCGGCGGCTACGTCGGGGTCGGCGCAGGGTCGGCCAGCAGCGCAGCGGGGGCCTTCTCCGATGCCGGCGGGACCGGCTCCATCTTCTTCGATCCCGGCGAGAAGCTGCGCCGGGTGCCGGAGCTGTTCGAGACGGTGCGCGGCGGGCTGCCGGCGGAGGCGGAACTGCTGTACGACATTCACGAGCGGCTGGCGCCGGTCGACGCGGCGCGGCTGGCCAAGGCGCTGGAACCCTACCGGCTGTTCTTCCTGGAGGACGCGCTGGCGCCGGAGGACCTCGGCTACTACCGCATGCTGCGTGCCCAGTGCGCGGTGCCGCTGGCGATGAGCGAGCTGTTCGTGCATCCCCTGGAGGTGGAGCCGCTGGTCACCGGGCGGCTGATCGACTACGTGCGCGTGCACGTGTCCACCTACGGCGGCATCACCGCGGCGCTCCGGCTCGCCAACCTGTGCGCCGCGTTCGGGGTGCGCACCGCCTGGCACGGCCCGCGCGACGTGTCGCCGGTCGGCATGGCCGCCAACGTGCACCTGGACCTGCACGTGCCCAACTTCGGCATCCAGGAGTGGTCATTCCGCGCCCCCGCCGAGGAGGACCTGTTCCCCGGCATCCCCGCGGTGCGCGCCGGAGCGGTAGACGTCAACGAGCGCCCGGGCTGGGGCATCGAGATGGACGAGCGCCTCGCCGCCCGCTTCCCCTGCGACGCCACCGCGAGCCTGCGCCCGGTGCCGCGCCTCGCCGACGGTACCAGCCGGCCCTTCTGA
- a CDS encoding metal ABC transporter ATP-binding protein, translating to MPSYDCCEPPRADASAMLDLRGVWAHYAGRCALEDVSLRLGAGERVAVVGPNGAGKSTMFKVIAGTHSPSAGSVSFYGSDPGRHVCIAYIEQRADINWRFPVTVEDVVAMGRIARVRYFRYLGRKDRVIVADAMERVAIANLRSRQIGELSGGQQRRMFIARALAQEAEIMLLDEPYAGLDADASRMLSDTLDTIGDSIAVMVATHDLGIAEHLGRVVLLNRRLIAAGTPDEVLAPEHLAGAYGGNLRRIDGAGSGYALPTALPITRSTVAAPLRAG from the coding sequence ATGCCCAGCTACGATTGTTGTGAGCCGCCCCGTGCCGACGCGAGTGCCATGCTCGACCTCCGCGGCGTATGGGCGCACTATGCCGGTCGCTGCGCCCTGGAGGACGTTTCGTTGCGCCTCGGCGCCGGCGAGCGCGTCGCCGTGGTCGGTCCCAACGGCGCCGGCAAGAGCACCATGTTCAAGGTCATTGCCGGTACGCATTCCCCATCCGCCGGTTCGGTGAGCTTCTACGGCAGCGATCCCGGCCGTCACGTGTGCATCGCCTACATTGAGCAGCGCGCCGACATCAACTGGCGCTTCCCGGTCACCGTGGAGGACGTGGTGGCGATGGGCCGTATCGCACGGGTCCGTTACTTCCGCTACCTGGGTCGCAAGGACCGCGTCATCGTCGCCGACGCCATGGAGCGGGTGGCGATCGCAAACCTGCGCAGCCGCCAGATAGGCGAACTCTCCGGCGGCCAGCAGCGGCGCATGTTCATCGCCCGCGCGCTGGCGCAGGAGGCGGAGATCATGCTGCTCGACGAGCCGTACGCCGGCCTCGATGCCGACGCCAGCCGCATGCTGTCCGACACGCTCGACACGATCGGGGACTCGATCGCCGTCATGGTGGCCACCCACGACCTGGGCATCGCCGAACACCTCGGCCGGGTGGTGCTGCTCAACCGGCGCCTCATCGCCGCCGGCACGCCCGACGAGGTGCTGGCGCCGGAACACCTGGCCGGCGCCTACGGTGGCAATCTGCGCCGCATTGATGGAGCAGGTTCCGGCTACGCGCTCCCGACAGCCCTTCCAATCACGAGATCCACGGTGGCGGCACCCCTGCGCGCCGGATGA
- a CDS encoding metal ABC transporter substrate-binding protein, producing MYPSQKLSIGRAAATSICTVLFALAALPGLLASPAGEQPAGDRILVVATTNIVGDIVGRVGGELISLSVLMPPGADPHTFQPTPRDAHLLADAAVLFTNGAGLEAEFLGDLISSAEPRMVVDLTAHLPLMRLDEAYDEHEDERDHDEDEHHDEDEHHDEDEDEHEDEDEHHDEDEHHDEDEDEHEDEDEHEDEDEHHDEDEDDGHAHHHGEFDPHVWMDPTLVARWADEIAEVLAEIDPAHEAEYAARAAELAAELDELDEWIMDQVEVVPRHRRVIVTDHDVLGYLAQRYGFELLDSVVPGFSTLAEPSARHLAELREVLAEHAVPAIFVGTTVNPQVAESIAGDLGIVVVPIYTGSLSEAGGPADTYDRFMRTNVERIVTALGS from the coding sequence ATGTATCCGTCTCAGAAGTTGTCAATTGGTCGCGCCGCGGCCACTTCGATCTGCACCGTACTGTTCGCGCTGGCCGCGTTGCCTGGGTTGCTCGCCTCGCCGGCGGGAGAGCAGCCGGCCGGTGACCGGATCCTGGTGGTCGCGACCACCAACATCGTCGGCGACATCGTGGGCCGCGTCGGCGGCGAACTGATCTCGCTCTCCGTGCTCATGCCGCCGGGGGCGGATCCGCACACGTTTCAGCCGACGCCGCGGGATGCGCACCTGCTCGCCGACGCCGCGGTGTTGTTCACCAACGGCGCAGGTCTGGAGGCCGAATTCCTCGGCGACCTGATCAGCAGCGCGGAGCCCCGCATGGTGGTTGACCTGACCGCCCACTTGCCGCTCATGCGCCTGGACGAGGCATATGACGAGCACGAGGACGAACGCGACCACGACGAAGACGAACACCACGACGAGGACGAACACCACGACGAGGACGAAGACGAACACGAGGACGAAGACGAACACCACGACGAGGACGAACACCACGACGAGGACGAAGACGAACACGAGGACGAAGACGAACACGAGGACGAGGACGAACACCACGACGAGGACGAGGACGACGGGCACGCCCACCATCACGGCGAGTTCGACCCGCATGTGTGGATGGACCCGACCCTCGTTGCCCGCTGGGCGGACGAGATTGCCGAAGTGCTGGCCGAGATCGACCCCGCGCACGAGGCCGAATATGCCGCCCGGGCGGCTGAGCTTGCGGCAGAGTTGGACGAGCTCGACGAGTGGATCATGGACCAGGTAGAGGTCGTACCGCGCCACCGCCGGGTGATCGTCACCGACCACGACGTGTTGGGGTATTTGGCACAGCGCTACGGCTTCGAGCTGCTGGACTCGGTTGTGCCGGGTTTCAGTACTTTGGCCGAGCCGTCGGCCCGCCATCTCGCGGAGTTGCGCGAGGTGCTCGCAGAGCACGCGGTCCCGGCGATCTTCGTCGGCACCACGGTGAACCCGCAGGTGGCGGAGTCGATTGCCGGCGACCTGGGAATCGTCGTCGTCCCGATCTACACCGGGTCGCTGAGCGAAGCCGGCGGACCGGCGGACACCTACGACCGCTTTATGCGCACCAACGTGGAACGGATCGTGACCGCGCTCGGATCATAG
- a CDS encoding NAD(P)-dependent oxidoreductase yields MAKTRVLVTGLSGVVGQAMQAELADRYELSSLSRYGTDGLDDAHNLRGNITDPEALKAAFRDQEVVVHLAADRSMKAPFESTVDYNITALYNVYEAARQCGVRRIVFGSSQHTVGGFYRDPPYCHIFAGEFERVRRPYPLLDETAPIRPSGYYGMSKAYGEAMGHYYYDIHGISTIAIRIGFTLSNNVPTFDGSALSLWLSHRDTAQIHVRAIDAPPEVGFTVVFATSDNYWKIFSLDKARAVLGYQPQDDAGPVLDPDAQQLERDFTEFKVHPE; encoded by the coding sequence GTGGCCAAGACGCGAGTGCTGGTAACCGGACTGAGCGGCGTGGTGGGGCAGGCGATGCAGGCCGAGCTCGCTGACCGCTACGAGCTGTCGTCGCTGTCGCGCTACGGCACCGACGGGCTGGACGACGCGCACAACCTGCGCGGCAACATCACCGACCCGGAGGCGCTGAAAGCCGCGTTCCGGGATCAGGAAGTGGTGGTGCACCTGGCCGCCGACCGCAGCATGAAGGCGCCGTTCGAGTCCACCGTCGACTACAACATCACGGCCCTCTACAACGTGTACGAGGCGGCGCGGCAATGCGGCGTGCGGCGCATCGTGTTCGGCAGCTCGCAGCACACCGTGGGCGGCTTCTACCGCGATCCGCCCTACTGCCACATCTTCGCCGGCGAGTTCGAGCGCGTGCGGCGTCCCTATCCGCTGCTCGACGAGACCGCGCCGATCCGGCCCTCCGGCTACTACGGCATGTCCAAGGCGTACGGCGAGGCGATGGGCCACTACTACTACGATATCCATGGCATCTCCACCATCGCCATCCGGATCGGCTTCACGTTGTCCAACAACGTGCCCACCTTCGACGGCTCGGCGCTGTCGCTGTGGCTCAGTCACCGCGACACCGCCCAGATCCACGTGCGCGCCATCGACGCCCCGCCCGAGGTGGGCTTCACGGTGGTGTTCGCCACCTCCGACAACTACTGGAAGATCTTCTCGCTCGACAAGGCGCGCGCGGTGCTCGGCTACCAGCCGCAGGATGACGCCGGCCCGGTGCTCGACCCGGACGCGCAGCAGCTCGAACGCGACTTCACCGAGTTCAAGGTGCACCCCGAGTAG
- a CDS encoding NUDIX domain-containing protein: protein MAVFTIRAEILQLLLVKRAEDPFKGDFALPGGFVKPDEDLSQAAARELAEETGLREGSWHLEQLGSYGAPDRDPRMRVVTVAYWAICADLPEPRAGGDAVAATLVPLEKIESGSVRLAFDHERIVRDAVERTRSKLEYTALAAKFCPPEFTIAELRRVYEAAWNTRLDPGNFQRSVQESGAFEKRGMPAAQFRSRRGRRAAVWSVRGPVAGDHHTGVPLHRALARRRHPTAPPDDPSESDDGSRPTKDEQTQ from the coding sequence GTGGCGGTGTTCACCATCCGGGCCGAGATCCTCCAGTTGTTGCTGGTCAAGCGGGCGGAAGACCCGTTCAAGGGAGACTTTGCCCTCCCGGGTGGGTTCGTGAAGCCGGACGAGGATCTGAGTCAGGCTGCGGCGCGGGAGCTGGCCGAGGAGACTGGTCTGCGGGAAGGTTCCTGGCACCTGGAGCAACTCGGGAGCTACGGAGCTCCCGACCGAGACCCGCGCATGCGGGTGGTCACGGTCGCCTATTGGGCGATTTGCGCTGATCTGCCGGAGCCGCGTGCCGGCGGGGATGCTGTGGCCGCGACCCTGGTGCCGCTCGAGAAGATCGAGTCAGGTAGCGTTCGCTTGGCGTTCGATCACGAACGCATTGTGAGGGACGCCGTCGAGCGGACGCGGTCCAAGCTCGAGTACACGGCCCTCGCGGCGAAGTTCTGCCCACCGGAATTCACGATCGCCGAACTGCGCCGCGTCTACGAGGCGGCGTGGAACACGCGTCTCGATCCGGGCAACTTCCAGCGCAGCGTCCAAGAGAGCGGCGCATTCGAGAAACGGGGAATGCCGGCTGCCCAATTCCGGTCCCGGCGCGGACGGCGCGCGGCAGTCTGGTCCGTCCGTGGGCCGGTTGCCGGCGACCACCACACCGGTGTCCCGTTGCATCGAGCACTCGCCAGACGAAGGCACCCGACCGCGCCGCCCGATGACCCGTCCGAGAGCGACGACGGTTCGCGGCCGACGAAGGACGAGCAGACCCAATAG
- a CDS encoding sulfatase-like hydrolase/transferase, producing the protein MRPNILLIVADELRADTLSTYGNPVCQTPNLDRMAATGVRFADCAVTQPTCTPSRASILTGAFPSVLKTRMVGCHTPDDPRFLGHGLQRAGYRCASVGKIHLVPQRAEPEVLRAAMAREGSDGYYGFAEVDLVNGHGDGCFGPDYEAHAAAIGVDLDQARAQPREGAHQLTPVLGPHRFRLPAELHSSHYVADRTIELLESVRADGRPLFAQVSFPDPHHPFTVPEPWASAYDAAAVPAPVPHGGRHMPSWYDSIFRGEALDVAEWEERPQGPGIDRIIGTPPLDYSRVGEATWRAVRASYYGMTACLDHHVGRILDHLEATGMADSTVVVLVADHGDYLGDHGFVGKGMHFDSALRVPLLVQGPGILAGQTIEQPASTLDIAATLWDLAGVPEPAGVQGISFAPALRGTGRYRRTAALTENDDDMMPARMRTLTTARWRLTKYTGGVHGELYDRIEDPAETHNRYTDRDYAGTRRELEAMLFEEVLCACDYANARRQQPAPPPRHWVASHHRIA; encoded by the coding sequence ATGCGACCGAATATTCTGTTGATTGTGGCCGACGAACTGCGGGCCGATACGTTGTCGACGTACGGCAATCCCGTGTGTCAAACGCCCAACCTGGACCGCATGGCGGCGACGGGGGTGCGGTTCGCCGACTGCGCCGTGACCCAGCCGACCTGTACGCCGAGCCGGGCGTCGATACTGACGGGGGCGTTTCCGTCCGTGCTGAAGACGCGCATGGTGGGCTGCCACACGCCGGACGATCCGCGCTTTCTCGGCCACGGCCTGCAGCGCGCCGGCTACCGGTGCGCGTCGGTCGGCAAGATCCACCTGGTGCCGCAGCGCGCCGAGCCGGAGGTGCTGCGCGCGGCCATGGCTCGTGAGGGGAGCGACGGCTACTACGGTTTCGCCGAGGTGGACCTGGTCAACGGCCACGGCGACGGCTGCTTCGGCCCCGACTACGAGGCGCATGCCGCGGCCATCGGCGTGGACCTGGATCAGGCGCGCGCTCAGCCGCGGGAGGGCGCACACCAACTGACGCCGGTGCTCGGACCGCACCGCTTCCGCCTGCCGGCGGAGCTGCACTCGTCGCACTACGTGGCGGACCGCACCATCGAGTTGCTCGAGTCCGTGCGCGCCGACGGGCGTCCGCTGTTCGCCCAGGTCAGCTTTCCCGACCCGCACCATCCGTTCACGGTTCCCGAGCCGTGGGCATCGGCGTACGACGCCGCCGCGGTGCCGGCGCCCGTTCCGCACGGCGGGCGGCACATGCCGTCGTGGTACGACTCGATTTTTCGCGGCGAAGCGTTGGACGTCGCCGAGTGGGAGGAACGTCCGCAGGGGCCGGGTATCGACCGCATCATCGGTACTCCGCCGCTGGACTACTCGCGGGTGGGCGAGGCGACCTGGCGTGCCGTGCGCGCCTCCTACTACGGCATGACCGCCTGCCTCGACCACCACGTCGGGCGTATTCTCGACCATCTCGAGGCCACCGGCATGGCCGACTCCACCGTCGTGGTGTTAGTCGCCGACCACGGCGACTACCTCGGCGACCACGGCTTCGTCGGCAAGGGCATGCACTTCGACTCCGCCCTGCGCGTGCCCCTGCTGGTGCAGGGTCCGGGCATCCTCGCCGGGCAGACCATCGAGCAGCCCGCCTCCACGCTCGACATCGCCGCTACGCTGTGGGACCTCGCCGGCGTGCCGGAACCGGCGGGAGTACAAGGCATCTCGTTCGCACCGGCGCTGCGCGGCACCGGTCGCTACCGGCGCACGGCCGCCCTGACCGAGAACGACGACGACATGATGCCGGCACGCATGCGCACGCTCACCACCGCCAGGTGGCGCCTGACCAAGTACACCGGCGGCGTGCACGGCGAGCTGTACGACCGCATCGAAGATCCCGCCGAAACGCACAACCGCTACACCGACCGCGACTACGCCGGCACCCGGCGCGAACTGGAAGCAATGCTGTTCGAGGAAGTGCTGTGCGCCTGCGACTACGCCAATGCCCGCCGCCAACAGCCGGCACCGCCGCCCCGCCACTGGGTCGCCTCCCACCATCGAATCGCCTGA
- a CDS encoding metal ABC transporter permease yields MTDLVLAPLAYPFVVRALLAVTMVASVCALVGTFAVLRGMSYIGSALAHSLVPGIAIGYLLGGADRDRLFWWATATAILASLGMATLVHRARVGEDAAVGVVYAGMFALGIAVISTARSFAVDLIHFLFGNVLAITGADLIRIAATSFLIAMVILLLYKELVLVTFDPVFAASLRLRRTLLTYLQYLLIALAIVVALQTIGIALVVTLMVAPAAAALQITRRFRHTVLVAAAIGIVSGVAGLYLSYYFNIASGAAVALVCVALFLLVTASARLAGRVPAAAGPGAG; encoded by the coding sequence ATGACCGACCTGGTACTCGCGCCGCTCGCGTACCCGTTCGTCGTGCGGGCGCTGCTGGCCGTCACCATGGTGGCGTCGGTGTGCGCCCTGGTCGGCACCTTCGCTGTCCTGCGCGGCATGTCCTACATCGGCAGCGCCCTGGCCCACTCGCTGGTCCCCGGCATCGCGATCGGCTACCTGCTGGGCGGCGCCGATCGTGACCGCCTGTTCTGGTGGGCCACGGCGACCGCGATCCTCGCCTCCCTGGGCATGGCCACGCTGGTGCACCGCGCCCGCGTCGGCGAGGACGCCGCGGTGGGGGTGGTGTACGCCGGCATGTTCGCGCTCGGCATCGCGGTCATCTCCACCGCCCGCAGCTTCGCGGTCGACCTGATCCACTTTCTGTTCGGCAACGTGCTCGCAATCACCGGCGCCGACCTGATCCGCATAGCGGCGACATCGTTCCTCATCGCCATGGTCATCCTGCTGCTCTACAAGGAACTGGTCCTGGTGACCTTCGACCCGGTGTTCGCCGCCTCGCTGCGGCTGCGCCGCACCCTGCTCACCTACCTGCAGTACCTGCTGATCGCCCTCGCCATCGTGGTTGCCCTGCAGACCATCGGCATCGCGCTGGTGGTGACCCTGATGGTGGCGCCGGCCGCCGCCGCGCTGCAGATCACGCGCCGATTTCGCCATACGGTGCTGGTTGCGGCAGCGATCGGCATCGTCTCGGGCGTCGCCGGGCTGTATCTCTCCTACTATTTCAACATCGCGTCCGGCGCGGCCGTTGCCTTGGTGTGCGTGGCGCTGTTCCTGCTGGTGACCGCCTCGGCGCGGCTGGCGGGGAGAGTTCCGGCGGCGGCTGGCCCTGGTGCCGGATGA